Proteins encoded in a region of the Teredinibacter purpureus genome:
- a CDS encoding FKBP-type peptidyl-prolyl cis-trans isomerase yields MKIENDCVVSIHYTLTDEQGEVLDSSIDAEPLKYLAGAGNIIPGLENALVGCVVGDKKSVTVPPADGYGEYIDELVQTLPRESFAGIEKIEVGMEFQAQTEAGGEQFVVVKEVTEEGISIDGNHELAGMVLNFDVTVEEVREATAEELDHGHVH; encoded by the coding sequence TTGAAAATTGAAAACGACTGTGTGGTATCTATCCATTACACCCTTACTGACGAGCAAGGAGAGGTGCTGGATTCCTCTATTGATGCGGAACCGCTGAAGTATTTAGCGGGTGCAGGCAATATTATTCCTGGCCTTGAAAATGCGCTTGTCGGTTGCGTGGTGGGCGACAAGAAAAGCGTTACCGTACCGCCTGCGGATGGCTATGGCGAATACATCGACGAGCTAGTGCAAACACTGCCGCGTGAATCTTTTGCTGGTATCGAGAAAATCGAAGTGGGTATGGAGTTTCAGGCTCAGACCGAAGCCGGTGGAGAACAATTTGTTGTGGTAAAAGAAGTCACTGAGGAAGGTATTTCCATCGACGGAAACCACGAACTCGCCGGAATGGTATTGAACTTTGATGTAACGGTTGAAGAGGTTCGCGAAGCAACTGCTGAAGAACTCGATCATGGTCACGTACATTAA
- the acs gene encoding acetate--CoA ligase has translation MSDNNLYPVPEAFAASAHINKEKYDEMYAQSINDPAEFWAQQAEDFLKWDKKWSSVREFDFRKGEATWFRDGKLNVSTNCVDRHLATRADQVAIIWEGDDPTVDLKITYKELHEKVSKLGNVLKARGVKKGDRVCIYLPMIPEAAYAMLACARIGAVHSIVFGGFSPEALKDRIQDSDCKVVITSDEGLRGGRAVPLKANADKAVSQCPNVSTLLVVKRTGGEVAWNPVRDVWYHEQMAEVGADCPPEPMDSEDPLFILYTSGSTGKPKGVLHTTGGYLLQAAMTHKYVFDYQEGEVYWCTADVGWVTGHSYIVYGPLTNGATTLMFEGVPTYPTAARCWEVCDKHNVASFYTAPTAIRALMGQGDDFVKSTSRQSLRILGTVGEPINPEAWEWYYNVIGDGRCPIMDTWWQTETGAHMLTPLPGATALKPGSATLPFFGVEPVLLDSDGKEIDGVGAGSLAIKASWPSQIRSIYGDHDRMIQTYFTTFPGYYFTGDGARRDADGYYWITGRVDDVINVSGHRMGTAEVEGALALHDKVAEAAVVGFPHSIKGQGIYAYVTLMTGEKPSDALKKELVAMCVKEIGPIAKPDEIQWAPGLPKTRSGKIMRRILRKIAANEVDELGDTSTLADPSVVDDLIENRLTK, from the coding sequence ATGTCAGACAACAATCTGTACCCCGTTCCTGAAGCCTTCGCTGCTTCTGCACATATCAATAAAGAAAAATATGATGAAATGTATGCGCAGTCGATAAACGACCCGGCCGAGTTTTGGGCGCAACAAGCAGAAGATTTTTTAAAGTGGGATAAAAAGTGGTCCAGTGTTCGTGAATTTGATTTTCGTAAGGGTGAAGCAACATGGTTTAGAGATGGCAAATTAAATGTCAGTACTAACTGTGTTGACCGACATTTAGCCACGCGTGCCGATCAGGTCGCGATTATTTGGGAAGGGGATGATCCTACCGTAGATTTAAAAATCACTTACAAAGAGCTTCACGAAAAAGTTTCTAAACTCGGTAATGTTTTGAAAGCTCGTGGCGTGAAGAAGGGCGATCGTGTTTGTATCTATCTGCCCATGATTCCTGAAGCAGCCTACGCAATGTTGGCCTGCGCAAGAATCGGTGCTGTTCATTCTATTGTTTTTGGTGGTTTTTCACCCGAGGCATTAAAAGACCGTATTCAAGATTCTGACTGTAAGGTTGTTATTACGTCAGACGAGGGCTTGCGGGGTGGCCGAGCAGTGCCATTAAAGGCCAATGCAGACAAAGCCGTAAGCCAGTGCCCTAATGTCAGTACGTTGCTGGTTGTTAAACGTACTGGTGGCGAGGTGGCTTGGAACCCAGTGCGTGACGTATGGTACCACGAGCAAATGGCTGAAGTGGGTGCTGATTGCCCTCCCGAACCTATGGATTCAGAAGATCCGTTGTTTATTCTTTATACCTCAGGCTCTACAGGCAAGCCAAAAGGGGTTTTACATACAACGGGCGGTTACTTGCTACAAGCGGCAATGACCCATAAATATGTCTTTGATTATCAGGAAGGCGAGGTCTATTGGTGTACCGCAGATGTGGGATGGGTAACAGGGCATTCCTATATCGTATACGGCCCTCTGACCAATGGCGCAACAACCTTAATGTTTGAAGGTGTACCTACTTACCCAACGGCTGCGCGTTGCTGGGAAGTGTGCGATAAGCACAACGTTGCGAGCTTTTACACAGCGCCTACCGCGATCAGGGCCTTGATGGGCCAAGGCGATGATTTTGTAAAGAGCACTTCACGGCAATCGCTACGCATCTTAGGCACAGTGGGCGAGCCCATTAACCCAGAAGCTTGGGAGTGGTACTACAACGTGATTGGTGACGGTCGTTGCCCCATCATGGATACGTGGTGGCAAACCGAAACTGGCGCGCACATGCTAACGCCTCTTCCAGGTGCAACGGCACTTAAGCCAGGCTCGGCCACGTTGCCGTTCTTTGGGGTTGAACCTGTATTATTGGATTCAGACGGAAAAGAAATTGATGGCGTTGGTGCCGGTAGTTTGGCGATTAAAGCGTCTTGGCCTAGCCAAATTCGATCGATTTACGGCGATCATGATCGAATGATTCAAACCTACTTCACGACTTTTCCTGGCTACTATTTTACCGGCGACGGAGCACGTCGCGACGCAGACGGTTACTACTGGATTACCGGCCGCGTTGACGATGTTATTAACGTTTCGGGTCACCGAATGGGTACCGCTGAAGTTGAAGGTGCGTTAGCCCTACATGACAAAGTGGCTGAAGCGGCTGTCGTTGGCTTTCCACATAGTATCAAAGGGCAGGGTATTTATGCCTACGTGACGTTGATGACAGGGGAGAAGCCTAGCGATGCGCTGAAGAAAGAGCTCGTGGCCATGTGTGTCAAAGAAATTGGCCCTATTGCTAAGCCAGACGAAATCCAGTGGGCGCCAGGCTTACCGAAAACACGATCGGGTAAGATCATGCGCCGTATATTACGTAAAATAGCCGCAAACGAAGTGGATGAATTGGGTGATACCTCAACATTGGCCGATCCGAGTGTTGTGGATGATCTGATCGAAAATCGCTTAACAAAATAG
- the panD gene encoding aspartate 1-decarboxylase yields the protein MQITLLKGKLHMACVTQAELWYDGSCAIDADLVALAGLREFERIDIYNVDNGERFSTYVILAESGSKTISMNGAAARRVQVGDRIIIAAYGQMSEGEAENFKPRLVYLKQDNSVDRTSNTIAVQVE from the coding sequence ATGCAAATTACGCTGTTAAAAGGTAAGTTGCACATGGCCTGTGTGACCCAGGCTGAACTCTGGTACGACGGTTCTTGTGCAATTGATGCAGATTTAGTGGCGCTCGCGGGCTTGCGTGAATTTGAGCGTATCGATATTTACAATGTGGATAATGGCGAACGTTTTTCGACCTATGTCATTTTGGCTGAATCGGGCTCTAAAACAATATCTATGAACGGTGCTGCGGCTCGTAGAGTTCAAGTTGGTGATCGTATTATTATTGCGGCGTACGGCCAAATGAGTGAAGGCGAAGCCGAAAATTTTAAACCGCGCCTCGTTTACCTAAAGCAAGACAATTCCGTGGATCGCACTAGCAACACAATTGCGGTACAGGTCGAATAG
- the panC gene encoding pantoate--beta-alanine ligase, with translation MQIFHHINSIRSALEAARIDNKTVAFVPTMGNLHAAHLALVKQAQSLCDVVVVSIFVNRLQFGLNEDWDKYPRTLEEDSHKLRGIGCDFLFCPDEHEIYPNGMDEQTRVIVPSMANVLCGASRPGHFEGVTTVVTKLFNIVQPDTAIFGIKDYQQLAIIRRMAEDLCIPVKIIAGDIIREADGLAMSSRNGFISAQERPHANQLNRSLQWVLQKVVEGERDFLRLEHEAKEQINVAGFKPDYFTICNSKTLEPAADDDLNITILGAMYTQRARLIDNMSIELDCIK, from the coding sequence ATGCAAATTTTTCATCATATCAATAGTATTCGATCAGCGTTAGAAGCGGCTCGTATCGACAACAAAACGGTTGCTTTTGTCCCTACGATGGGAAATCTACATGCCGCGCATTTAGCGTTGGTGAAGCAAGCACAATCGCTTTGCGATGTCGTAGTCGTAAGCATATTCGTGAATCGCCTCCAGTTTGGTCTAAATGAGGATTGGGATAAATACCCTAGAACGTTAGAAGAGGACAGCCATAAGTTACGGGGCATTGGCTGCGACTTTTTGTTTTGTCCGGATGAGCATGAAATATACCCCAACGGAATGGATGAGCAGACACGTGTGATCGTGCCGTCTATGGCTAATGTACTTTGTGGTGCGAGTAGACCGGGGCACTTCGAAGGCGTAACGACCGTGGTGACCAAGTTGTTCAATATAGTTCAGCCCGATACAGCGATATTTGGTATTAAGGATTACCAGCAGTTAGCTATAATACGACGCATGGCAGAAGACCTGTGTATTCCCGTAAAAATAATTGCGGGCGATATTATTCGCGAAGCTGATGGCTTGGCAATGAGTTCTAGAAATGGGTTTATATCGGCGCAAGAGCGCCCACATGCGAACCAGCTGAATCGGTCGCTTCAGTGGGTATTACAGAAAGTAGTGGAAGGTGAGCGAGATTTTCTTCGCTTGGAACATGAAGCAAAAGAACAAATTAATGTGGCCGGATTTAAGCCTGACTATTTTACTATCTGTAATAGTAAAACGTTGGAGCCTGCTGCAGATGATGATTTAAATATCACCATATTGGGCGCAATGTACACACAACGCGCAAGACTTATCGATAACATGTCCATAGAGTTGGACTGTATTAAATAG
- the dnaB gene encoding replicative DNA helicase yields MPEGGPLPHSMEAEQSVLGGLMQDMSNFDAVAENLAETDFFKSSHRNIYRAMVLLIDKDQPIDVITLSEFLSQTDELEASGGFDYLTDLATNVPSSANVVAYARIVRERATLRQLIAAATEISRASYNPAGLASDDLLQLAERKVLQIAEERPKEGGFEDVNSLLKKTAAKIDELFNSDSDITGLSTGLTELDERTSGWQSGELIILAARPSMGKTALALNFVEAALFTQERPVLVFSLEMPADSLVMRMLSSVGRIDQGALRNGNLSDEDLPKLEAAFRKMKDKKLFIDDTAGLSPNEVRARTRRIAREHGNPAMIMVDYLQLMQISGFTEGRTQEISEISRSMKALAKEYECPVIALSQLNRGVEQRPNKRPMNSDLRESGAIEQDADVILFIYRDEYYNEESNDKGMAELIVGKQRNGEVGTSRAAFVGKYTRFDNLAPEYFSQHD; encoded by the coding sequence ATGCCAGAGGGTGGGCCCCTGCCACACTCAATGGAGGCTGAACAGTCCGTTTTGGGCGGGCTAATGCAGGATATGAGTAACTTTGACGCGGTTGCTGAAAATTTAGCTGAAACGGATTTTTTCAAATCCAGCCATCGCAATATTTACCGTGCAATGGTTTTGTTGATCGATAAAGATCAGCCTATTGATGTTATTACCCTTTCTGAATTTCTCTCCCAAACGGATGAACTCGAAGCTTCTGGTGGTTTCGACTATCTGACAGATCTCGCCACAAATGTGCCGAGCAGCGCCAATGTGGTGGCTTACGCGCGAATCGTGCGTGAACGAGCGACATTGCGTCAGTTGATCGCGGCGGCAACCGAAATTAGCCGGGCGAGTTACAACCCTGCTGGCCTCGCTTCCGATGACCTTCTTCAGCTAGCCGAGCGAAAAGTATTACAGATTGCAGAAGAGCGCCCGAAAGAAGGGGGCTTTGAAGATGTTAATTCGTTGCTGAAAAAAACAGCCGCTAAAATTGATGAATTATTTAATTCCGACTCAGATATTACCGGCCTTTCTACAGGATTGACGGAACTCGACGAGCGAACGTCGGGCTGGCAGAGCGGTGAGCTTATCATTCTTGCCGCTCGCCCCTCTATGGGGAAAACCGCTTTAGCCCTCAATTTTGTTGAAGCGGCGTTGTTTACGCAAGAACGCCCAGTATTGGTCTTTAGCTTAGAGATGCCTGCGGACTCCTTAGTGATGCGTATGCTTTCGTCTGTTGGTCGTATTGATCAAGGCGCGTTACGCAATGGCAATTTAAGTGATGAAGATTTGCCTAAGCTCGAAGCTGCATTTCGTAAAATGAAAGATAAAAAGCTGTTTATCGACGATACGGCAGGCCTCTCCCCCAACGAGGTGCGGGCACGTACACGTCGTATCGCGCGTGAGCATGGTAACCCTGCCATGATCATGGTCGATTATCTTCAGCTCATGCAGATCAGTGGGTTTACAGAAGGGCGAACGCAGGAGATTTCAGAGATTTCCCGTTCGATGAAGGCGCTAGCGAAGGAGTATGAATGTCCTGTTATTGCGCTTTCTCAGTTGAACCGAGGCGTGGAGCAACGCCCGAATAAGCGCCCAATGAACTCTGATTTACGTGAATCCGGTGCTATCGAGCAGGATGCGGACGTCATTTTATTTATCTACCGCGATGAGTATTACAACGAAGAAAGTAATGATAAGGGAATGGCAGAGCTGATCGTGGGTAAGCAGCGAAACGGCGAAGTGGGTACAAGTAGAGCAGCGTTCGTTGGGAAGTACACTCGTTTTGATAACCTCGCGCCAGAATATTTTTCCCAGCACGACTAG
- the rplI gene encoding 50S ribosomal protein L9, producing the protein MDVILLEKVGKLGTVGDKVTVKAGFGRNYLVPQGKAISASARNVADFEARRAELEAAAADRRTSAEGRAKLLEEKGEFSIVAKAGDEGKLFGSIGARDIAEVITAAGVKVSKSEVKLPQGTLREIGEFDVDVQLHVDLTHTIKLVVSAE; encoded by the coding sequence ATGGATGTTATTCTGCTCGAAAAAGTAGGTAAGTTAGGTACCGTAGGCGACAAAGTTACCGTTAAAGCCGGTTTTGGTCGTAACTATTTGGTTCCTCAGGGTAAAGCGATTTCTGCTTCTGCTAGGAACGTTGCTGATTTCGAAGCACGTCGTGCAGAGTTGGAAGCTGCTGCTGCCGACCGTAGAACAAGTGCTGAAGGTCGTGCGAAGCTTCTCGAAGAAAAAGGCGAGTTTAGTATCGTTGCGAAAGCAGGTGATGAAGGTAAATTGTTTGGCTCTATCGGTGCGCGCGATATTGCTGAAGTGATTACTGCTGCTGGCGTAAAAGTCTCTAAGTCTGAGGTTAAGTTGCCTCAGGGTACTTTGCGTGAAATAGGTGAGTTCGACGTTGATGTTCAGTTGCACGTTGATTTAACTCACACTATTAAGCTGGTTGTTTCGGCAGAGTAA
- a CDS encoding YybS family protein has product MMRTLAEFVLRGRFQAMVIALVGSLFPLLALLTPVAVGLVTLRKGWQEGALVVGGVSLAVVAVIAVQDLGAFAVYLSVGAILVAYVVATVLRYTASWPAALSAMVAFSFLVSILASVTVSNPSEGLLGLYQSVLDSQPKETREQWVTVVRELDGQLIVGGIAFSFAVYALFGVLIARWWQALLFNPGGLREEFHQLRLNIHLAAACCIGFCYCEWQGDSYLYWQLLIVLPLLMAGLALCHWFVARLKWSVGALVGLYFSLVLFPPILLLALLLGFSDVWLDYRKRFNLMQQ; this is encoded by the coding sequence ATGATGCGAACGCTTGCCGAGTTTGTTTTACGCGGGCGCTTTCAAGCAATGGTTATAGCCCTAGTGGGAAGCCTGTTCCCGCTATTAGCATTATTAACGCCAGTGGCCGTAGGGTTGGTGACGTTAAGAAAAGGCTGGCAAGAAGGCGCATTAGTTGTCGGTGGGGTTTCCCTCGCTGTTGTCGCCGTTATAGCAGTGCAAGATCTAGGTGCATTTGCGGTATATCTCAGTGTTGGCGCCATTTTGGTTGCTTATGTTGTGGCAACGGTGTTGCGCTATACCGCGTCTTGGCCCGCAGCACTAAGCGCAATGGTTGCGTTTAGTTTTCTAGTATCGATTTTGGCTTCGGTCACAGTGAGCAACCCCTCTGAAGGTTTATTGGGTTTGTATCAGTCGGTGTTAGATTCGCAGCCAAAGGAAACGCGCGAGCAGTGGGTGACCGTTGTGCGCGAGTTAGATGGCCAGCTTATCGTGGGTGGTATAGCGTTTTCGTTTGCTGTTTACGCATTGTTTGGTGTTTTAATCGCCCGCTGGTGGCAAGCCTTACTGTTTAACCCTGGTGGTTTGCGGGAAGAGTTTCATCAGCTGCGTTTGAATATACATCTCGCTGCGGCTTGTTGTATTGGCTTTTGCTACTGCGAATGGCAGGGTGATAGCTACTTGTACTGGCAGTTGCTAATAGTATTGCCCTTGTTGATGGCCGGCTTGGCGTTATGTCACTGGTTTGTAGCAAGGTTGAAATGGAGTGTTGGCGCGTTAGTTGGGCTGTATTTTAGTTTGGTGTTATTTCCGCCAATACTCTTGCTCGCGCTGCTGCTTGGCTTTTCAGATGTTTGGCTTGATTACAGAAAGCGATTTAATTTGATGCAGCAATAG
- the rpsR gene encoding 30S ribosomal protein S18, with protein sequence MARFFRRRKFCRFTAEGVKQIDYKDLDTLKAYVSETGKIVPSRITGTKARYQRQLATAVKRARFLALLPYTDSHE encoded by the coding sequence ATGGCTCGTTTTTTCCGTCGTCGTAAGTTTTGCCGTTTCACCGCTGAAGGCGTGAAGCAAATTGACTACAAAGATTTAGACACCTTAAAAGCTTATGTTTCAGAGACTGGCAAAATTGTGCCTAGCCGTATTACTGGAACTAAAGCTCGATATCAGCGTCAGCTGGCTACCGCTGTTAAGCGTGCCCGCTTTTTGGCTTTGTTGCCGTACACTGATTCACACGAGTAA
- the rpsF gene encoding 30S ribosomal protein S6, with product MRHYEIVFLVHPDQSEQVPGMIERYTATVKDSGGSVHRLEDWGRRQLAYSINKIHKAHYVLMNVECTDEALEELTTNFRYNDAVLRNMVVRCDEAVTEESPIQKAELENRERKNRAERRAAEAASVVEASAAAAAATKTEEAPAAAEAPSEEAKGEEE from the coding sequence ATGCGTCATTACGAAATTGTGTTCCTGGTCCACCCTGACCAGAGCGAACAGGTGCCCGGTATGATCGAGCGCTATACTGCGACCGTTAAAGATAGCGGCGGCAGCGTACATCGCCTCGAAGACTGGGGTCGCCGTCAATTGGCTTACTCCATCAACAAAATTCACAAAGCTCACTATGTTTTGATGAACGTTGAATGTACCGATGAAGCCCTTGAAGAGCTTACCACTAACTTCCGTTATAACGATGCTGTGTTGCGAAACATGGTTGTTCGTTGCGACGAAGCGGTGACTGAAGAATCTCCAATCCAGAAAGCTGAGCTAGAGAATCGTGAGCGTAAAAATCGCGCTGAGCGTCGTGCCGCTGAAGCTGCATCTGTAGTAGAAGCCTCGGCCGCAGCTGCAGCCGCAACTAAAACCGAAGAAGCGCCTGCAGCAGCAGAAGCGCCTTCTGAAGAAGCTAAAGGTGAGGAGGAATAA
- the rlmB gene encoding 23S rRNA (guanosine(2251)-2'-O)-methyltransferase RlmB, producing the protein MKTETIFGIHAVQSLLNSAPKRITELLIVKDRHDQRIKKVLAAATSYQVKVRIVDKRDLDALCEGTHQGVVAYAIPGRTYDEKDLLDLIESSETDPLILILDGVTDPHNLGACIRSADAAGVHAVVVPKDNSAGLNETARKVACGAAETVPLVVVTNLARAMKKIQEKGVWIAGAAGEADVDIYSANLTGPRAIVMGAEGDGMRRLTRETCDDLVKIPMAGSVSSLNVSVATGVVLFEVVRQRSL; encoded by the coding sequence ATGAAAACAGAAACTATATTTGGCATTCATGCCGTGCAGTCTTTATTAAATAGCGCCCCAAAACGAATCACTGAGCTGCTTATTGTGAAGGATAGGCACGATCAACGTATTAAAAAGGTCCTTGCGGCGGCAACAAGTTATCAGGTGAAGGTGCGTATTGTTGATAAGCGTGATTTGGATGCGCTGTGCGAAGGTACGCACCAGGGGGTTGTTGCGTATGCGATTCCCGGTAGAACCTATGATGAAAAAGACTTGCTCGATCTAATTGAAAGTAGCGAGACGGACCCGCTCATATTAATTCTCGATGGCGTTACGGACCCTCATAATTTGGGAGCCTGCATTCGTTCCGCGGACGCTGCGGGTGTGCATGCCGTTGTAGTACCTAAAGATAATTCAGCGGGTTTAAACGAAACTGCACGCAAGGTTGCCTGTGGCGCGGCTGAGACTGTGCCATTGGTGGTAGTGACAAACCTTGCTCGAGCAATGAAAAAAATACAGGAAAAGGGCGTATGGATAGCCGGAGCCGCAGGCGAGGCCGACGTCGATATCTATTCTGCGAACCTTACGGGGCCGCGAGCCATTGTGATGGGAGCTGAGGGCGATGGTATGCGTCGCTTAACACGAGAAACTTGCGATGATTTGGTGAAAATCCCTATGGCTGGCAGTGTATCGAGCTTAAATGTCTCGGTGGCAACTGGTGTGGTGCTTTTTGAGGTTGTTCGTCAGCGTAGCTTATAA
- the rnr gene encoding ribonuclease R yields MTKSPQKDPYAKREASNYKNPIPSREFILELLDQSAGPMSHRALCKTMQLNDDDAIEALRRRLIAMERDGQVMSNRKRAYGRVDKMALIPGRVQGHRDGYGFVIPADGSHDIYLTNREMRKAFDGDEVLVRPGPEGYKGRIEGSIVEVLKRNTSQIVGRFVVEKGIQYVRPDNARIGRDVLVPAEYTKGAKAGQVVAVDIVLQPDKHQIPTGHIAEVLGDHLAPGMEIDVAIRSHGIPHEWPTDVDEQVNDYTPEVADADKVHRIDLRSLPFVTIDGEDARDFDDAVYCEPKRSGGWRLFVAIADVSHYVQPDSALDREAQLRGNSVYFPDFVVPMLPEVLSNALCSLNPKVDRLCMVCEMTISGAGRISGYTFYEAVMYSHARLTYNQVGQVLEAQGESGSVIRQQYHDLLPQLDELYALYKVLRTAREARGAIDFETRETRILFDDERKISRIVPTDRNDAHKVIEECMLAANVCSARFLGALGLPGLYRVHEPPKPEKLEKVYAYLAELGLSMRWGEKVTPQEYQEVMAAIVGRPDQNIIQTVLLRSMNQAVYQPENKGHFGLAYPAYTHFTSPIRRYPDLLVHRAIRKVVRSKVETVRVKRHPKAKVLAAKNIYPYTEADMAAFGEQCSLTERRADDATRDVVSWLKCEFLKDRVGEEFVGVVSAVTAFGLFIELNDIFIEGLVHITGLPQDYYNFDAAHHRLVGERTGQAFRLGDELAVQVVRVDLDERKIDFELAGIVPRKKKKTKKSPKVNPVAGSAIQDKGRQSDGRALRKRVGSEGSADHTRQEINSQVKPAGKAKPKPKPNTKPKPKAKSKVKKKVPAGKKHAKKVKASTEKAPLKAAVKRKRKHKSKSNAKSSAKPK; encoded by the coding sequence TTGACTAAAAGCCCCCAAAAAGACCCCTACGCAAAGCGTGAGGCCAGCAATTATAAAAATCCTATTCCTAGTCGTGAATTCATACTGGAGCTTCTCGATCAGTCTGCGGGGCCTATGAGTCATCGCGCCTTGTGTAAAACGATGCAGCTAAATGATGATGATGCGATAGAGGCGTTGCGTCGCCGATTGATTGCGATGGAGCGCGATGGCCAAGTTATGTCCAATCGTAAGCGTGCCTATGGAAGAGTGGATAAAATGGCGCTGATCCCCGGTCGTGTGCAGGGGCATCGCGATGGTTATGGTTTTGTTATTCCGGCAGATGGCTCACACGATATCTATTTAACCAATAGAGAAATGCGTAAGGCGTTTGATGGTGATGAGGTGTTGGTGCGCCCAGGGCCTGAAGGCTACAAAGGTCGGATAGAGGGCTCTATTGTCGAGGTTCTTAAGCGTAATACATCGCAAATAGTAGGGCGTTTTGTCGTTGAAAAAGGCATCCAGTATGTGCGGCCGGATAATGCGAGAATTGGCCGTGATGTGTTGGTCCCAGCGGAGTATACGAAGGGAGCGAAGGCGGGGCAGGTTGTTGCTGTTGATATTGTCCTGCAGCCTGATAAGCATCAAATCCCAACGGGTCATATTGCGGAGGTGTTGGGTGATCACTTAGCGCCAGGCATGGAGATTGACGTTGCGATTCGATCCCACGGTATTCCGCATGAGTGGCCTACGGATGTTGACGAGCAAGTAAATGATTACACGCCTGAGGTGGCCGACGCCGATAAGGTGCATCGCATAGATTTACGTTCATTGCCGTTCGTTACGATTGATGGTGAGGATGCGCGTGATTTTGATGATGCCGTTTATTGCGAGCCGAAGCGCTCTGGCGGTTGGCGGTTGTTTGTGGCAATTGCGGATGTTTCTCATTATGTTCAGCCTGATTCTGCGTTGGATCGAGAAGCTCAGTTGCGTGGAAACTCGGTGTATTTCCCTGACTTTGTTGTGCCCATGCTGCCGGAAGTGCTATCCAATGCGTTGTGCTCGTTGAACCCCAAGGTCGATCGTCTTTGCATGGTATGTGAAATGACCATTAGCGGAGCCGGTCGTATTAGTGGATATACGTTTTACGAAGCGGTTATGTATTCCCATGCGCGCTTGACCTACAACCAGGTAGGGCAGGTACTTGAGGCTCAGGGCGAGTCGGGTAGTGTTATACGCCAGCAGTATCACGATCTGTTGCCTCAGCTTGATGAATTGTACGCGCTTTATAAAGTGTTACGTACAGCCCGCGAGGCGCGCGGAGCGATTGATTTTGAGACGCGCGAAACACGAATTTTATTTGATGATGAACGTAAAATTAGCCGGATAGTCCCGACTGATCGCAATGATGCCCACAAAGTTATCGAAGAGTGCATGTTGGCGGCGAATGTATGTTCAGCACGCTTTCTAGGCGCATTGGGCCTGCCAGGCCTTTACCGGGTGCATGAGCCGCCGAAGCCAGAAAAACTGGAGAAGGTGTACGCCTATTTGGCAGAGTTGGGTTTGTCTATGCGCTGGGGTGAGAAAGTTACACCGCAAGAATATCAAGAAGTGATGGCTGCAATTGTGGGGCGGCCAGACCAAAATATTATCCAAACCGTTTTGTTGCGCAGTATGAATCAAGCGGTCTATCAGCCAGAAAATAAGGGGCATTTTGGCCTGGCTTACCCGGCTTATACCCATTTCACATCCCCCATACGGCGTTATCCCGATTTACTTGTGCATCGCGCTATTCGTAAGGTCGTGCGCTCCAAAGTTGAGACAGTGCGCGTTAAGCGACACCCAAAGGCCAAAGTATTGGCAGCGAAAAATATCTACCCCTATACCGAAGCTGATATGGCAGCCTTTGGTGAGCAGTGCTCGTTAACGGAGCGTCGTGCCGATGATGCCACGCGTGATGTGGTGAGTTGGTTGAAGTGCGAATTTCTCAAAGATCGTGTGGGTGAAGAGTTTGTTGGCGTAGTGAGTGCCGTTACGGCGTTTGGTTTATTTATTGAGTTAAATGATATTTTTATTGAGGGCTTGGTGCATATTACCGGCCTGCCACAAGATTATTATAATTTCGATGCGGCGCATCATCGGTTGGTGGGAGAGCGAACAGGGCAGGCTTTTCGTTTGGGGGATGAACTCGCTGTACAGGTTGTGCGGGTTGATTTGGATGAGCGAAAAATTGACTTTGAGCTTGCGGGTATAGTGCCGCGTAAAAAGAAGAAAACGAAGAAATCGCCAAAAGTAAATCCGGTAGCAGGTTCTGCTATACAGGATAAGGGGCGGCAGTCTGATGGTCGTGCGCTACGTAAGCGTGTTGGGAGCGAGGGCTCGGCTGATCACACTAGGCAAGAGATAAACTCACAGGTAAAGCCGGCGGGCAAGGCGAAGCCTAAGCCTAAGCCCAATACAAAGCCCAAACCTAAAGCTAAGTCGAAAGTAAAAAAGAAAGTGCCTGCCGGTAAAAAACACGCGAAAAAAGTAAAAGCATCTACCGAGAAAGCCCCTTTAAAAGCGGCAGTAAAGCGAAAACGTAAGCACAAGTCTAAGTCCAATGCTAAATCTAGCGCTAAGCCTAAGTAA